The following proteins are co-located in the Acidobacteriota bacterium genome:
- a CDS encoding sugar ABC transporter substrate-binding protein has protein sequence MLTSRPARRRPVAWRRACARRAMGATLLLAALGLTVAACARQAAPRTITLRVLNWAPELELELEQRIVRGFEADRPHVRVIVESVVNNYGEKLAASIASGTPPDVFLLDVPDIPTFVERGLVLDLSPYLSRVGYDREAAFSEVLEVFARGPRLYAFPKDFTPLVIYYNRRVFERFGVPEPPRDGWTWDEFLETALALTHDTTGSGEPDVYALDFPRALYQWVPFVWSAGGDILSPDGSRTTGYLDGPATVETFRFLTDLVLRHRVTPGVQFVAGGDVSRSGRFFSGRQAMMISGHWSMPLLLKYAARGDLDLGVAPIPHRPGVEPTTAIYVSGWAVPANVRHKRLAVELAAYLAGPDAQRARAETRLGIPALKAIAEDVAEHDPTGVERAFLDQVAHGRMPWGAVVMDFHRIERASFDIMDRRLLRGEDIQAAASDVARALDRVLERR, from the coding sequence ATGCTGACCTCGCGGCCCGCAAGGCGACGCCCCGTGGCGTGGCGCAGGGCGTGCGCGCGGCGTGCGATGGGCGCGACCCTCCTCCTCGCCGCCCTTGGTCTCACGGTCGCCGCCTGCGCCCGTCAGGCGGCGCCGCGGACGATCACGCTCCGCGTCCTCAACTGGGCGCCCGAGCTGGAGCTGGAGCTCGAGCAGCGCATCGTCCGGGGGTTCGAGGCCGACCGGCCGCACGTGCGCGTCATCGTCGAGTCCGTGGTCAACAACTACGGCGAGAAGCTCGCGGCCTCCATCGCGTCGGGGACGCCGCCCGACGTGTTCCTGCTCGACGTGCCCGACATCCCGACGTTCGTCGAGCGGGGCCTCGTCCTCGACCTGTCGCCCTACCTCTCGCGCGTCGGCTACGATCGCGAGGCCGCCTTCTCCGAGGTCCTCGAGGTCTTCGCGCGTGGCCCGCGCCTCTACGCGTTTCCCAAGGACTTCACGCCGCTCGTCATCTACTACAACCGGCGGGTCTTCGAACGCTTCGGCGTTCCCGAGCCGCCGCGCGACGGTTGGACCTGGGACGAGTTCCTCGAGACGGCGCTCGCCCTCACGCACGACACCACCGGGAGCGGCGAGCCCGACGTCTACGCCCTCGACTTCCCGCGGGCGCTCTACCAGTGGGTGCCGTTTGTGTGGTCGGCCGGTGGCGACATCCTGAGCCCTGACGGCTCGCGCACGACCGGGTACCTCGACGGCCCGGCGACGGTCGAGACCTTCCGCTTCCTCACCGACCTGGTGCTGCGCCACCGGGTGACGCCTGGCGTGCAGTTCGTAGCGGGCGGCGACGTCTCGCGGTCGGGACGCTTCTTCTCGGGACGGCAGGCGATGATGATCTCAGGCCACTGGTCGATGCCGCTCCTGCTGAAATACGCCGCGCGAGGTGACCTCGACCTCGGCGTTGCGCCGATCCCGCATCGTCCCGGGGTCGAGCCGACGACCGCCATCTACGTGTCGGGATGGGCGGTGCCGGCCAACGTCAGGCACAAGCGGCTGGCCGTCGAGCTCGCGGCCTACCTCGCGGGCCCTGACGCGCAGCGGGCGCGCGCCGAGACGCGGCTCGGCATTCCCGCGCTGAAGGCCATTGCCGAGGACGTGGCCGAGCACGACCCGACGGGCGTCGAGCGCGCCTTCCTCGACCAGGTGGCCCACGGACGGATGCCCTGGGGCGCCGTCGTCATGGACTTCCACCGGATCGAGCGTGCCTCGTTCGACATCATGGACCGCCGCCTGCTGCGCGGCGAGGACATCCAGGCCGCGGCGAGCGACGTCGCCCGGGCCCTCGACCGAGTGCTGGAGCGACGATGA
- a CDS encoding sugar ABC transporter permease: MTSRTAVVLAAWLAAVPSLGVGLAVWQAHRAVRSAETRLLEAETGIAARLLEAGHADRLVTVLGARWARLAEIDPWLDEPIVEVQEGRSAGRAAVYDADGWDAVAQVRVDDDAARRAKAPIGLWVTVGVSLFGLALLARRTAGRSMDGAEVVPLSRLAFHWVMPAALLVLLPLLVAAQWSSGALASHTDRRLELGGEVLAGRADLADLARRPSGILDLTGLRFVSGDPAGQSADLLGASALPVEVARRLAAAEVPANRRVEVDAVEYAALDVERIRLFLLPYDHTERPTVMMAATAGVGVLAGLPVVALLAIARDGRRLRRELVAWSFLAPSVLHLTLFTFGPLLFAAWLSLHRWSLVDAAKPFIGFQNYVALASNDRFWNAIWNTAVFTLHVPFSMAIALGLALLVRRTGRVSVAARAAFFLPSITSIVAVAMVWQWILHDQYGLANWLLGLAGLPRVAWLSSPSVALLSVMLVATWTTLGFQTVLFQAGLTAIPRDLYDAARIDGAGRWQQFVHVTLPGLRPTLFFVLVTSVISSFQVFGTVYVMTEGGPLHATDVAVFHIYEEAWELQRVGSAAAMSWTLFAIIFVVTWLHFRTLERRVE; encoded by the coding sequence ATGACGAGCCGGACGGCCGTGGTGCTGGCGGCCTGGCTCGCGGCGGTTCCGTCGCTCGGTGTCGGACTGGCGGTGTGGCAGGCGCACCGCGCGGTGCGCTCCGCCGAGACTCGACTGCTCGAGGCCGAGACCGGGATCGCGGCCCGACTCCTCGAAGCCGGCCACGCCGACCGGCTCGTCACGGTGCTGGGTGCGCGGTGGGCACGCCTTGCCGAGATCGATCCCTGGCTCGACGAGCCGATTGTCGAGGTGCAAGAAGGCCGGAGCGCCGGGCGCGCCGCCGTGTACGACGCCGACGGGTGGGATGCCGTGGCGCAGGTGCGCGTCGACGACGATGCCGCGCGACGGGCGAAGGCGCCGATCGGTCTCTGGGTGACGGTTGGCGTCTCGCTATTCGGTCTTGCCCTGCTCGCGCGGCGCACCGCGGGGCGGTCGATGGACGGCGCGGAGGTGGTGCCGCTGTCGCGCCTGGCGTTTCACTGGGTGATGCCGGCGGCGCTGCTCGTGCTCCTGCCCCTCCTCGTGGCGGCGCAGTGGTCGAGTGGTGCGCTCGCGAGCCACACCGACCGCCGTCTCGAGCTCGGGGGTGAGGTGCTCGCCGGGCGCGCCGACCTCGCGGACCTGGCGCGTCGCCCCTCGGGGATCCTCGACCTGACGGGACTGCGTTTCGTGTCGGGGGATCCGGCCGGGCAGAGCGCCGACCTGCTCGGCGCATCGGCACTGCCCGTCGAGGTGGCGCGGCGCCTGGCGGCGGCCGAGGTGCCGGCCAACCGGAGAGTCGAAGTCGATGCGGTGGAGTACGCCGCCCTCGACGTGGAACGGATCCGGCTGTTCCTCCTGCCCTACGATCACACCGAACGTCCGACGGTCATGATGGCGGCGACGGCCGGCGTCGGGGTGCTGGCCGGCCTGCCGGTCGTCGCGCTGCTCGCGATCGCGCGCGACGGGCGGCGCCTGCGCCGCGAGCTCGTGGCGTGGTCGTTCCTCGCGCCGAGCGTGCTGCACCTCACTCTGTTCACCTTCGGCCCCCTGCTCTTCGCGGCGTGGCTCTCGCTGCACCGGTGGAGCCTCGTCGACGCGGCGAAGCCGTTCATCGGCTTCCAGAACTACGTCGCGCTGGCATCGAACGACCGCTTCTGGAACGCCATCTGGAACACGGCCGTGTTCACGCTTCACGTGCCCTTCTCGATGGCGATCGCGCTCGGCCTCGCGCTGCTCGTCCGGCGCACCGGGCGCGTTTCCGTGGCGGCGCGCGCGGCGTTCTTCCTCCCGAGCATCACCAGCATCGTGGCCGTTGCCATGGTCTGGCAGTGGATCCTGCACGACCAGTACGGTCTGGCCAACTGGCTGCTGGGCCTCGCGGGCCTGCCGCGCGTGGCCTGGTTGTCGTCGCCCTCGGTGGCCCTGCTGTCGGTGATGCTGGTGGCCACCTGGACGACGCTCGGGTTCCAGACGGTGCTGTTCCAGGCGGGGCTCACGGCCATCCCGCGCGACCTCTACGACGCCGCGCGCATCGACGGCGCGGGCCGATGGCAGCAGTTCGTCCACGTCACGCTGCCCGGTCTGCGGCCGACGCTGTTCTTCGTCCTCGTGACGTCGGTCATCAGCTCGTTCCAGGTCTTTGGTACGGTGTACGTGATGACCGAGGGCGGACCGCTGCACGCGACCGACGTGGCCGTCTTCCACATCTACGAGGAGGCGTGGGAGCTGCAGCGCGTCGGCAGCGCGGCGGCCATGAGCTGGACGCTCTTCGCCATCATCTTCGTCGTGACCTGGCTGCACTTCCGGACCCTGGAGCGTCGAGTCGAATGA
- a CDS encoding carbohydrate ABC transporter permease has protein sequence MTAAARDVWRVVVLALLAALMMIPFAWMIATSGMDELEVFQDPPPLWPAEWQWGTYRGALTAQPFHRYFLNSAIFAALVVGGQLVTAATAGYAFARLEFRGRQRLFFVCLSTLMVPAVVVLIPRFLLIDALGWVDTYAGLASTELVSVWGIFLLRQAFRQVPRDLEDAARIDGARPWRIFWSVSLPLVRPAMATLALFAFLDAWKNLLWPLIVTRSLHMRTVEVGIASFHSTYLTNWPYQMAAAVVAVAPVLLLFVFTQRYLTQGLHLTGIKG, from the coding sequence ATGACGGCTGCCGCCCGCGACGTCTGGCGCGTTGTCGTGCTCGCGCTGCTCGCCGCGCTGATGATGATCCCGTTTGCGTGGATGATCGCGACGAGCGGGATGGACGAGCTCGAGGTGTTCCAGGACCCGCCGCCGCTCTGGCCCGCCGAGTGGCAGTGGGGCACGTATCGGGGTGCGCTGACCGCCCAGCCATTCCACCGCTACTTCCTCAACTCGGCGATCTTCGCGGCGCTCGTCGTCGGCGGGCAGCTCGTGACGGCGGCCACGGCGGGGTACGCGTTCGCCCGCCTCGAGTTCCGAGGTCGCCAGCGCCTGTTCTTCGTGTGCCTGTCGACGTTGATGGTGCCGGCGGTCGTGGTGCTCATCCCGCGATTCCTGCTGATCGACGCGCTCGGGTGGGTCGACACGTACGCCGGACTCGCCAGCACCGAACTGGTGTCGGTGTGGGGCATCTTCCTGCTGCGCCAGGCGTTCCGGCAGGTGCCGCGCGACCTCGAGGACGCGGCGCGCATCGACGGCGCCCGACCGTGGCGCATCTTCTGGTCGGTGTCGCTGCCGCTCGTCCGGCCGGCGATGGCCACGCTCGCGCTCTTCGCGTTCCTCGACGCCTGGAAGAACCTGTTGTGGCCGCTCATCGTGACACGCTCGCTGCACATGCGGACGGTCGAGGTGGGCATCGCGTCGTTCCACTCGACGTACCTGACCAACTGGCCCTACCAGATGGCGGCGGCCGTCGTCGCCGTCGCGCCGGTGCTGCTGCTGTTCGTCTTCACGCAGCGCTACCTGACGCAGGGCCTCCACCTCACGGGGATCAAGGGATGA
- a CDS encoding aspartate/glutamate racemase family protein yields MHLVITDSGLGGLSICAGIERTLREAPSRPAVRITYVNAWPEEGRGYNDLSDMASRARAFDRALAAMDALRPDLILIACNTLSIVYELTVHRARAAVPVEGIVDAGVDLFAAALTGSPDAALVLLGTKTTVASGVHRSRLVERGIAAARVGAASCHGLATAIERGPASDATAALIAACARGAAAAGPPGEPLYAALCCTHYGLVADRLVAGLREAVDRRVEALDPNRSLVEAVTQRILGGAHAGQGTLQLEMLSKVEVPREMRKDFATVIAPLSAPTASALEACTHVPDLF; encoded by the coding sequence GTGCACCTCGTCATCACGGACTCCGGACTCGGCGGACTGTCGATCTGCGCTGGCATCGAGCGCACCCTTCGCGAGGCCCCTTCGCGGCCGGCGGTCCGCATCACCTACGTCAACGCCTGGCCCGAGGAAGGCCGCGGTTACAACGACCTGTCCGACATGGCGTCGCGCGCCCGCGCCTTCGATCGCGCGCTCGCGGCCATGGACGCCCTGCGGCCAGACCTGATCCTCATCGCCTGCAACACGCTGTCGATCGTCTACGAACTGACCGTCCATCGTGCCCGCGCCGCCGTGCCGGTCGAGGGCATCGTCGACGCGGGCGTCGACCTGTTCGCGGCGGCGCTGACCGGGTCGCCGGACGCCGCGCTGGTGCTGCTCGGCACGAAGACCACGGTCGCGTCGGGCGTGCACCGGAGTCGGCTCGTCGAACGAGGAATCGCCGCCGCTCGAGTCGGCGCCGCCTCGTGTCATGGCCTCGCCACGGCGATCGAGCGTGGGCCGGCGAGCGACGCGACGGCCGCGCTCATCGCAGCCTGCGCCCGCGGCGCGGCGGCGGCCGGGCCGCCGGGCGAGCCGCTGTACGCCGCCCTCTGCTGTACGCATTACGGGCTCGTCGCCGACCGCCTCGTGGCGGGCCTGCGCGAGGCCGTCGACCGCCGGGTCGAGGCGCTCGATCCGAACCGATCGCTCGTCGAGGCCGTGACGCAGCGGATCCTCGGCGGAGCGCATGCCGGACAGGGGACACTCCAGCTCGAGATGCTCTCGAAGGTCGAGGTCCCTCGCGAGATGCGCAAGGACTTCGCCACCGTGATCGCCCCGCTGTCGGCGCCCACCGCGAGCGCCCTCGAAGCCTGCACGCACGTGCCCGACCTGTTCTGA
- a CDS encoding NADH:flavin oxidoreductase: MSDPIFTPLSFRHLTLKNRILRSNVSGRFDNYDGSGNRARINWEEKFARGGVGAIVSSFVPVELRGRIVPNYAMIDHDSRIPFWRAVGEAVHAHDCRFILQLSHAGRQRDIQGIEYRTGLSSTASPDPVHGFACERMTKAQIARTVAAFAEGARRAREAGLDGVELHGANGYLITQFLSSGINDRTDEYGGSLRNRARFVLEIVRAIRQRVGHDFHLQVKISAVEYNNALQSSERPGNTLDDSVQVCRWLEEEGVDAIHVSAGSFFPHPKNPKGIDLPVEDLAATYDTMISSGSRGLLNYLLFRTLSGKLARRRWNRAAGPPDDIEGQLLPEASRIKAAVGIPVICTGGFQTASRIRQAISMGQCDAVSIARPLIANNDLVHLFAAGHDTPARPCTYCNKCLVNVVENPLGCYDESRFATRDAMIAEIMSVYAPPPFP; encoded by the coding sequence ATGTCCGACCCCATCTTCACGCCGCTCTCGTTCCGGCACCTGACGCTCAAGAACCGTATCCTGCGGTCGAACGTGTCGGGACGCTTCGACAACTACGACGGCTCGGGCAACCGGGCCCGCATCAACTGGGAGGAGAAGTTCGCCCGTGGCGGCGTCGGCGCCATCGTGTCGTCGTTCGTGCCCGTCGAGCTGCGCGGGCGTATCGTGCCGAACTACGCGATGATCGATCACGACTCGCGCATCCCGTTCTGGCGGGCCGTCGGGGAAGCCGTGCACGCGCACGACTGCCGGTTCATCCTCCAGTTGAGCCACGCCGGACGCCAGCGCGACATCCAGGGCATCGAGTATCGGACCGGCCTCAGCTCCACTGCGTCGCCCGACCCGGTGCACGGGTTCGCCTGCGAGCGCATGACGAAGGCGCAGATTGCCCGGACGGTGGCCGCGTTTGCCGAGGGCGCGCGCCGCGCGCGCGAGGCGGGCCTCGACGGCGTCGAGTTGCACGGCGCGAACGGCTACCTCATCACCCAGTTCCTGAGCTCCGGCATCAACGACCGCACCGACGAGTACGGAGGGTCGTTGCGCAACCGCGCACGCTTCGTGCTCGAGATCGTCAGGGCGATCCGCCAGCGGGTGGGCCACGACTTCCATCTGCAGGTCAAGATCAGCGCCGTCGAGTACAACAACGCGCTGCAGTCGAGCGAGCGCCCAGGCAACACGCTCGACGACTCGGTGCAGGTGTGTCGCTGGCTCGAGGAGGAGGGCGTCGACGCGATTCACGTCTCGGCGGGCAGCTTCTTCCCGCACCCGAAGAACCCGAAGGGCATCGACCTGCCGGTCGAGGACCTCGCCGCGACCTACGACACCATGATCTCGAGCGGCTCGCGCGGCCTGCTGAACTACCTGCTGTTTCGGACCCTCTCGGGCAAGCTGGCGCGCCGGCGATGGAACCGCGCGGCCGGACCGCCCGACGACATCGAGGGACAGCTGCTGCCCGAGGCGAGCCGCATCAAGGCAGCCGTGGGCATCCCGGTCATCTGCACCGGCGGGTTCCAGACGGCCTCGCGTATCCGCCAGGCGATCAGCATGGGTCAGTGCGACGCCGTCAGCATCGCGCGGCCGCTCATCGCCAACAACGATCTCGTGCACCTGTTCGCGGCGGGGCACGACACGCCGGCCAGACCCTGCACCTACTGCAACAAGTGCCTGGTGAACGTCGTCGAGAACCCGCTCGGCTGCTACGACGAGTCGCGCTTCGCGACGCGCGACGCGATGATCGCGGAGATCATGTCCGTCTACGCGCCGCCGCCGTTCCCGTGA
- a CDS encoding peroxidase, with the protein MPGRQPLFPWYKLSVRLGLARLYPIRERLRRKNLHDTAAVPSKPLPEPGPPPPRALVARTADGAYNDLDHPTMGRAKTRFGRNVPLEKTKVHEASLLDPSPREVSRELLTRDTFKPATILNLLAAAWIQFEVHDWLSHGSNDHTRTIDVPLAPDDPWPSADRVMPVERTRPDFTRLATADPAIPTFTNRETHWWDASQVYGSDIETQLKLRSGVDGRLTLDAAGLLPEDPSHPGLDLTGVNGNYWVGLSLLHHLFALEHNALCARFKQEFPSWSDDDLFDKARLVNSALIAKIHTIEWTPGIMPHPTVKAAMFGNWYGIADRIYQHLGRIGRDILTGIPGSDTDHHAAPYAITEDFVAVYRMHPLVPDDLVFQSLDPGRQPVALEFPDIAGSRTRGVVTRFGLPDLFYSFGLLHPGAITLNNFPRHLQRLKQDGAPDIDLGTIDILRDRERGVPRYNEFRRLFDMPAVKSFDALTTDPATAARIKRVYGNDIEKVDLLVGLLAEPLPEGFGFSETAFRVFVLMASRRLKSDRFFTRDYRPEIYTKTGIDWIEQNTMGTVLRRHFPMLAPAIEGVDNAFAPWKPVR; encoded by the coding sequence ATGCCAGGACGTCAGCCACTGTTTCCGTGGTACAAGCTCTCGGTCCGCCTGGGGCTTGCACGCCTCTACCCGATCCGCGAACGCCTGCGGCGCAAGAACCTGCACGACACGGCCGCCGTGCCGTCGAAGCCGCTGCCAGAACCCGGGCCCCCGCCGCCGCGCGCGCTCGTCGCGCGTACGGCCGACGGTGCGTACAACGACCTCGACCACCCCACGATGGGGCGCGCGAAGACGCGGTTCGGCCGCAACGTGCCGCTCGAGAAGACGAAGGTCCACGAGGCCTCCCTGCTCGATCCCAGCCCGCGCGAGGTGAGCCGCGAGCTGCTGACGCGCGACACGTTCAAGCCCGCGACGATTCTCAACCTGCTCGCCGCGGCCTGGATCCAGTTCGAGGTCCACGACTGGTTGAGCCACGGGAGCAACGACCACACACGCACCATCGACGTGCCGCTCGCGCCCGACGACCCCTGGCCGAGCGCCGATCGCGTCATGCCGGTGGAGCGCACGCGTCCCGATTTCACCAGGCTGGCGACGGCCGACCCCGCCATCCCCACCTTCACGAACCGCGAGACGCACTGGTGGGACGCGTCGCAGGTGTACGGGAGCGACATCGAGACGCAGCTGAAGCTGCGATCGGGTGTCGATGGCAGGCTCACGCTCGACGCCGCGGGCCTGCTCCCCGAGGATCCGTCGCACCCGGGCCTCGACCTCACCGGCGTGAACGGCAACTACTGGGTCGGCCTCAGCCTGCTCCACCACCTGTTCGCGCTCGAACACAACGCCCTCTGTGCCCGCTTCAAGCAGGAGTTCCCCTCCTGGTCGGACGACGACCTGTTCGACAAGGCGCGCCTCGTGAACTCGGCGCTCATCGCGAAGATCCACACCATCGAGTGGACCCCGGGCATCATGCCGCACCCGACGGTGAAGGCGGCGATGTTCGGCAACTGGTACGGGATCGCCGACCGCATCTACCAGCACCTCGGCCGCATCGGCAGGGACATCCTCACGGGCATCCCCGGGTCGGACACCGACCACCACGCGGCGCCGTACGCGATCACCGAGGACTTCGTGGCGGTCTACCGGATGCACCCGCTCGTGCCCGACGACCTCGTCTTCCAGTCGCTCGATCCTGGTCGCCAGCCGGTGGCTCTCGAGTTTCCCGACATCGCCGGTTCTCGCACCCGCGGGGTCGTGACGCGGTTCGGGCTGCCCGATCTCTTCTACTCGTTCGGCCTGCTGCACCCGGGGGCGATCACGCTCAACAACTTTCCGCGCCACCTGCAGCGATTGAAGCAGGACGGCGCGCCCGACATCGACCTCGGGACGATCGACATCCTCCGCGATCGCGAGCGGGGGGTGCCGCGCTACAACGAGTTCCGGCGGCTGTTCGACATGCCGGCGGTCAAGAGCTTCGACGCGCTGACGACCGACCCGGCGACCGCCGCGCGGATCAAGCGCGTCTACGGCAACGACATCGAGAAGGTCGACCTGCTCGTGGGCCTGCTGGCCGAGCCGCTCCCCGAGGGCTTCGGCTTCAGCGAGACCGCCTTCCGCGTCTTCGTCCTGATGGCGTCACGGCGCCTGAAGAGCGACCGCTTCTTCACGCGCGACTACCGGCCCGAAATCTACACGAAGACGGGCATCGACTGGATCGAGCAGAACACGATGGGCACGGTGCTCCGGCGGCACTTCCCGATGCTGGCGCCGGCGATCGAGGGCGTCGACAACGCGTTTGCGCCGTGGAAGCCGGTGCGCTAG
- a CDS encoding PQQ-dependent sugar dehydrogenase: MAVTRTSTLVACVAGLALASPAWGQLGASVYVAGLQAPVAFVQDPSNASVQYVVEQGGRIKVVRDGSLEPVDFLDLRSVVRFEGERGLLGLALAPDYASSGRSFVNFVDVTGQTVIARFERSANPLVADPASRFDLRWGPSLTPVITQPFSNHNGGDLAFGPDGYLYIGLGDGGSANDPQHLAQNPMSLLGKFLRIDVNVPAAHPAGYVVPAGNPFVGGGPVAALPEIWSVGWRNPWRFSFDDPARGGTGALVAGDVGQNAREEINYEPRGRGGRNYGWRNREGTRVNVDTLPPAYQPLVPPVHEYDHSIGRSVTGGYVYRGQRLAGYQGRYFFGDFITGRVWSLAFELDAATGEARAVDLREHTDELGGRAALGNVSAFGVDSAGELYVVNYSAGAVLRLTSVAVPSTPTNVRIVP; the protein is encoded by the coding sequence ATGGCTGTCACCAGAACCTCGACGCTCGTCGCCTGCGTCGCCGGCCTCGCCCTGGCCTCGCCCGCCTGGGGGCAGCTCGGGGCCTCGGTGTACGTCGCGGGGCTGCAGGCGCCCGTCGCGTTCGTCCAGGATCCGTCGAACGCCTCGGTCCAGTACGTGGTCGAACAGGGTGGCCGGATCAAGGTCGTCCGCGACGGATCGCTCGAACCCGTCGATTTCCTCGACCTGCGGAGCGTGGTCCGCTTCGAGGGCGAACGAGGCCTGCTCGGGCTCGCTCTGGCGCCCGATTACGCGTCGAGCGGGCGGTCGTTTGTCAACTTCGTCGACGTCACGGGGCAGACGGTCATCGCGAGGTTCGAGCGGTCGGCCAATCCGCTCGTGGCCGATCCGGCCTCGCGTTTCGACCTGCGCTGGGGGCCGTCGCTGACACCCGTCATCACGCAGCCGTTCTCGAACCACAACGGGGGCGACCTCGCGTTCGGCCCCGACGGCTACCTCTACATCGGCCTCGGCGACGGCGGCAGTGCGAACGATCCGCAGCACCTGGCGCAGAACCCGATGTCGCTGCTCGGCAAGTTCCTGCGCATCGACGTGAACGTGCCCGCCGCGCACCCGGCCGGCTACGTGGTCCCCGCCGGCAACCCGTTCGTCGGGGGCGGACCCGTCGCCGCGCTGCCGGAAATCTGGAGTGTCGGCTGGCGCAACCCCTGGCGATTCAGTTTCGACGACCCGGCGCGCGGCGGCACCGGAGCGCTCGTCGCGGGCGACGTCGGTCAGAACGCCCGCGAGGAGATCAACTACGAGCCGCGCGGCCGTGGCGGGCGCAACTACGGGTGGCGCAACCGCGAAGGCACGCGCGTGAACGTCGACACCCTCCCACCGGCCTACCAGCCGCTCGTCCCGCCAGTCCACGAATACGATCACTCGATCGGACGATCGGTGACGGGCGGCTACGTGTATCGCGGGCAGCGCCTCGCGGGCTACCAGGGGCGTTACTTCTTCGGCGACTTCATCACCGGACGCGTGTGGTCGCTCGCCTTCGAGCTCGACGCGGCGACGGGCGAGGCCCGCGCCGTCGATCTCCGCGAGCACACGGACGAGCTCGGCGGGCGTGCGGCGCTCGGCAACGTCAGCGCGTTCGGCGTCGACTCGGCGGGCGAACTGTACGTCGTCAATTACTCGGCCGGGGCCGTGCTCCGGCTCACGTCGGTCGCGGTTCCCTCGACTCCGACCAACGTGCGCATCGTGCCCTGA
- a CDS encoding ABC transporter ATP-binding protein: MDDSSRGGRHVPAAGVRLRALEKRYDAVVALHPTDLDVAPGELVVLVGPSGCGKSTILRLVAGLDDPTGGEVFIGDRAVAGVEPADRDVAMVFQSYALYPHKTVRENLAFGLRMRGLPHDEVARKVAWAASVLGLDDLMERRPAQLSGGQKQRVAFGRAMVREPQVFLFDEPLSNLDARLRADMRREIADLHDRLGATMVYVTHDQVEAMTLGERIAVLRDGRLQQFAAPLEIYRRPANLYVASFIGTPAINLLEGHLSPGEAAAFRAGATAAAPALTLPVTRGAFTGPAVLGVRPEASTLLGPDDPAADFVADVHRVEPLGNESLVHVDGPAGRSWVVRAAADWPGRSGDRVGVRIDRASAHLFDATSERRLEQALSNAPRRPGDRPC; the protein is encoded by the coding sequence ATGGACGACAGCTCGCGCGGCGGCCGCCACGTGCCGGCCGCCGGCGTCCGGTTGCGCGCGCTCGAGAAGCGATACGACGCGGTCGTCGCGCTCCATCCCACCGATCTCGACGTCGCGCCCGGCGAGCTCGTCGTGCTCGTCGGCCCCTCCGGGTGCGGCAAGAGCACCATCCTGCGGCTCGTCGCCGGCCTCGACGACCCGACCGGCGGCGAGGTGTTCATCGGCGACCGCGCGGTGGCCGGCGTCGAACCCGCCGATCGCGACGTCGCGATGGTCTTCCAGAGCTACGCGCTCTACCCGCACAAGACCGTGCGCGAGAACCTCGCCTTCGGTTTGAGAATGCGCGGTCTGCCGCACGATGAGGTCGCGCGCAAGGTCGCATGGGCAGCCTCCGTGCTCGGCCTCGACGACCTGATGGAGCGGCGCCCGGCGCAACTCTCGGGCGGTCAGAAGCAACGGGTCGCCTTCGGCCGCGCGATGGTGCGCGAGCCGCAGGTCTTCCTGTTCGACGAGCCGCTCTCGAACCTCGACGCCCGCCTCCGCGCCGACATGCGCCGGGAGATCGCCGACCTCCACGACCGGCTCGGCGCGACGATGGTCTACGTGACGCACGACCAGGTCGAGGCCATGACGCTCGGCGAGCGGATCGCGGTGCTGCGCGACGGGCGGCTCCAGCAGTTCGCCGCGCCCCTCGAGATCTATCGCCGGCCCGCCAACCTGTACGTGGCGAGCTTCATCGGCACGCCGGCCATCAACCTGCTCGAGGGCCACCTGTCGCCAGGCGAAGCCGCCGCGTTCCGCGCGGGCGCGACCGCCGCGGCGCCCGCGCTGACGCTGCCCGTGACACGGGGCGCGTTCACCGGCCCGGCCGTGCTCGGCGTGCGTCCGGAAGCGTCGACACTGCTCGGCCCGGACGATCCGGCGGCCGACTTCGTTGCAGACGTGCACCGGGTCGAGCCGCTGGGCAACGAATCGCTCGTGCACGTCGACGGCCCCGCCGGTCGGTCGTGGGTGGTCCGGGCGGCGGCCGACTGGCCGGGCCGCTCCGGCGACCGGGTCGGCGTGCGGATCGACCGCGCCAGCGCGCATCTCTTCGACGCGACCAGTGAGCGACGGCTCGAGCAGGCACTGTCGAACGCACCGCGGCGGCCAGGAGACCGCCCATGCTGA